Genomic segment of Limnohabitans sp. INBF002:
CACGTGTTTTTTGCAAATACACCGCCATGATCGTCACGCCGCCCAAGCTAGCGCCGTGACGAATCAAAATCAAAATACCTGTGCCCACTAAGAGGCCCGCCATCAGTGCGGCGAAAACGGGGTCGAGGTGTGAGAACGCGATCCACTGAGGCAGCAACTCGACGTAAATAGATAGCAAGCCCACGGCCACAAATGTTTTCACGGTGAACGCATGGCCTAGCTTTTGCCAACCAAAGATATAAAAAGGCAGGTTGATGATGAACAGCACCGCACCTAGAGAAAGATGGAAGAAGTAGTGCGCTAGGAAAGCGATGCCCGTTGTGCCACCTGTAAAGGGCGCCGCCTCACGAAACATGCAAATACCCAAAGCAACAAACAAGCAGCCAGTGAGCAGGCCTTGAATGTCTTCAAGACGGCTGTGCGGTGCGGCGGGTGTCTGGGTCATGTGGTCGCGCCATAGCCCATGGTCTGTGGCAGCCACAGTACAAGTTGTGGAAAGAAGGTGAGAGCCAGCAGCAAACCCAGCAACATGACTAAAAACAACCATCCCTCGCGCATCATCTCGCCAATGGGAATACCGGTGAGCGCTTTGGTCACAAACAGCAGCATGCCAAAGGGGGGGTGAATCAGGCCAATCATCATGTTGAGCACCACCAGCACACCGAAGTGAACGAGGTCGATGCCCAGTGCATTGACTGCGGGTAGCAACATGGGCACAAACACCAGCAGCAGCACGGATACATCCAAGAAGCAGCCCAGTACCAAAAACAACGCATTGACCATCAGCAAGAATTGAATGCGGCTGAGCTGCATGCTGCCCACCCAAGTGGCCATCTGTTGCGGCACCTGCTCGGCGGTGAAGGCGTAGTTCAAGATGAACGAGCCGGCCAAGATGATGGTGATGACAGCGCTGGCACGTGTGGACTCCATCACCACGCCCCAAAAGCTGCGCCAGGTGAGCGCGCGGTACACCACCGTTGACAAAATCAAGGCATGCAGTGCGGCAACTGCGGCGGCTTCGGTGGGCGTGAAGGCGCCCGAGTAAATGCCACCCAACAACACGATGGGCATGGACAACGGCAACGCGCCGCGAAACAAAATGCTGGGCCATTCGTGCAG
This window contains:
- a CDS encoding YitT family protein; this translates as MTQTPAAPHSRLEDIQGLLTGCLFVALGICMFREAAPFTGGTTGIAFLAHYFFHLSLGAVLFIINLPFYIFGWQKLGHAFTVKTFVAVGLLSIYVELLPQWIAFSHLDPVFAALMAGLLVGTGILILIRHGASLGGVTIMAVYLQKTRGWRAGHVQMVIDACILMTAFALTDAHKALLSLLGAFALNLVIAVNHRADRYYGA
- a CDS encoding TRAP transporter large permease, with protein sequence MTITPLTALAAVLVLGMLLRMPIGFSMLMSGVAYLITKGQDLGLVAEQVSNGLYNSYVLLAVPLFVFAANLMNAGTVSERIFDFCRILVGRMRGGLAQVDILVSVIFSGMSGSAIADAAGPGLVTIRQMLKKPEYTRGFAGAVVVASATLGPIIPPSIPMVIYALVSGASVGALFLGGVVPGLLMTVLMMSVVHLIATKRDMPREDPVPLHEWPSILFRGALPLSMPIVLLGGIYSGAFTPTEAAAVAALHALILSTVVYRALTWRSFWGVVMESTRASAVITIILAGSFILNYAFTAEQVPQQMATWVGSMQLSRIQFLLMVNALFLVLGCFLDVSVLLLVFVPMLLPAVNALGIDLVHFGVLVVLNMMIGLIHPPFGMLLFVTKALTGIPIGEMMREGWLFLVMLLGLLLALTFFPQLVLWLPQTMGYGATT